One Candidatus Goldiibacteriota bacterium genomic window, ACCGGATAATAGATGCCGCAGACAAGCATCATAAGCACGGAAATCATCCACGCTACCACGTCTATCCTGGAGCCAAAAATCATAAGAAAATAAATTACAATCATACCCACGATAAGGCCGCTTAACATCACCCCGCCAAAAGCAATAATAAACGTGGCGGGCGGCGGCAGATAAAACTTAAACCACCAGAAGGAAAGCAGGCTTAAAAAAATAAAAGCAATAGTTCCCTTTACCATTGAGAAAAGCCACGGCCCTATTACATATTCAAAAGAAGACACGGGCGACATAAGCGTCTGTTTTAGGCTTTTAGACCACACGTCATATAAAAAACCGAATGCCACATCAAGCTGCACAACCTGAAGCACGCCTGCCATTATTGCGCCGGTAAGAAGAAACGCAAGCATCTGTTTATCCACTTTAAGAAAAGACCCCATCATGCCTATGCTTACAATGCCGATAACCGGCCAGAAAAGCACTTCCAGCACGGCGGATATATTTCTGATGGAAAATACGTAGTTGCGGTATGCCAGCGCGAATATCCTTCCAAATGCCGCGCTGATTCTGTTACCCTTCTGATGCAAGTTCAATGAAAGCCTCCTCCATGTCTTTGGCGTTTACCAGCGTCTGCAGCTCTTCTTTTGTGCCAAGCGCGCTTATTGCCCCGCCTTTTATGAAAGCTATTCTGCCGCACAATTCTTCCGCTTCTTTCATATAATGAGTTGTTAAAAGTATCGTGATGCCGCGCTTTTTATTGATATCCTTTACCATGGCGCGTATCCTTGCGGAGATATCAGGGTCCATTCCTGTAGTTGGTTCGTCAAGCAGAAGCAGTTCCGGATCATTTATAAGGGATTTTGCCAGCGCCAGCTTCTGTTTATTGCCCGTTGAAAGTTCATCAAAACGCTTATCCCTGTACTTTTCCAGGGATACAAATTCCATCAGTTCATCGGCTTTATCAGCAAGCGCTTTGCCTTTCATGCCGTAAAGTTTACCGTAAAAAATAATGTTTTCCCTTACCGTCATTGACCACGGAAAATTGGCATTGCCGGAGCTCATGTTCATTCTCATTTTAAGCCTTTCAGGAAAACTATGTTCAATATTTTCCTCAAGAATGGAAAGGGTGCCGCAGTCGCGTGCCAGAATTCCCATAATTATATTTAGAAAAGTGGTTTTTCCAGCGCCGTTGGGTCCAAGAATTCCAAAAAGCTCGCCTTTGCGCACTTCTAAATCAATACCTAAAAGGGCTTTTGTCTCCCTTTTTTTAAAAATACCTGCCCTGTATGTCTTGCATATACCCTGTGTTTTTACCGCTATTTCGCCCATTAAACCATCTCCATTTGAAAATTACATCCGGTCCGGCGTTACATCTTTCATTATCTTAACGTTATCATATGTTTTTCCACCATATGGTGGGGATAATATGACAATTTGGCTTTTCTTAACCCTTCAACGCCCACGTCCTGCTCCCTGTTTACAAACTGAAATTCATTCAGCATTTCATTTACAAATATATTATTTATAACCTGATAAATACCTTTATAATTGGCATTGGCTTTTTCAATATGCACCAGCGCCGTATTTTCATTAAGCCTGCTTGCCACGGTAATCCCCTGTATTTCACCGTCTATCCTTAACGCCCCGCCGATACAGGAAAGATTGTTAAAATTTTTCAGTACTTCCAGAACACCCGTGCTTTCTTCATTTAAAGACAGGTCATCCGGGCAGTTTCTTACCTTACACCAGTGCTCCTGAAACACTATACACTCTTTAATATTATCACCGCTCATCTTTTCAAAAGTATACTCATTGGCCTCTTTAAATTTTTTTATAAGGTTCCTTTTACCGTCATACTTTCTGCCTTCAAGCCGCGCAAGGTCTTCCCTTAGATACACATAATCAAACTGATCCCTTAACGGTTCTTTTATAAATTCCTGTGACGCCACCCCAAACTTTTCAAATTCTTCCGGAACAAGGGCGTAAAGCCCGCATTTCATATTTTTGTCCCTGAAATAACCAAGCACTTTTTTTATCGCAAAAGGCACGCCTTCACCGCCCAAAGGCAGGTGTATAAAATATGAATCTGCCGCTTTTCCCATTATTATGAGGCAGTTATCCGCTGTCGAAAGGGTTAATGACCTGCTGTCCTTCCACATGAAAATTTCAGTAAAATTATGCTCTGAAACCACAGGCTGCCTTTTTTCAAGGGCTTTTTCAACAATTTCCCTGTGTTCAACAGTCAAAGGGACGGTATTTGGAAAAACCGGTATTGTGCCGTTATAAACCATTTTTTTTCGCCTTTCCTTATTATATATATTTGAGAACAAGCAATTATATCAAATTTTGATATTGAATTCACGGAAACTTTTGATATACTGTGAAAAATCCCGTATATGTGTTTTACCGGTAAAACGGCGGGTAAAAAAAGGGAGCGTTAATGAAAAAAATTCTTGTTATACACGGGCCAAATTTAAACCTTCTGGGCCAAAGGGAACCTGATGTTTACGGCAACATAAAACTGACCGACATAAACGAAAAACTTACGCAGATGGCGTCAGCATCGGGAATAGAACTTAAAATAGTGCAAAGCAATCACGAAGGCGAACTTGTTGACGCCATTCATCAGGCAATAAACTGGGCGCAGTGCATAATAATAAATCCTGCGGCTTACACGCACACATCCGTTGCCATAAGGGACGCCCTTTCGGCTGTGGCAATACCCACTATTGAAGTACACCTTTCAAACATCTACAAAAGAGAGGACTTCAGGCAAAAATCATTTGTGGCACAGGTGGCAGAAGGCCAGATTTCGGGTTTCGGCGCTGAAAGCTATTACCTTGCCCTTGAAGCGGCCTCTAAACTGATACAATGAACGAAAGGATAATACGATATACCGATACCGCGGTCCTTTCGCTGATTGCGGCTGTGCTTGTTTTATCGGTTATATTTCCCTCTTACCTTTTCCCCGAAGCCGCTATTTTTTATAAAACAGGAATTGTGCTGTGTTCATTTATTTACATAATGGCTTCCAAGTTTTTCAGAATAAATCAGGAACCGCTTGAAACGCCCGTGGACGGGCCGCTGTTTCTGCTTTTTGCCTGGGTATGGATATCCGTACCGCTGTCCGACAACCACGCCATGTCTTTAAACGCGGCTGTATCTTTCTGCGTCTTTCTTCTGTTCTATTACCTTATGTATGTTTATTCCCGAAGGCATTTCAGGTACATAGCGTTTTTTTTAATTTCTATCGCTGTCATCGCGTGCTTTAAAGGGCTGCACCAGTATTTTTTTGGCTTTACGGATGATTTAAATAACCTTTCCCCCGCGACACCGGGATTTTTGGACATAAAAGCAAGGCTTGAAAGCGGAAGGATATTTTCATTTTTCATTTATCCCAACGCTTTTGCCGGATATCTTATACTGCTTATCCCCCCGGTTTTTGGTTTTATCCGCACGGAAAGAAAATACCGCTTTATATTTATATCTGTTGCCGTGCTTATGCTTGCCTGCCTTGTACTTACAAAATCCGCGGGCGCTTTTGCGGCGCTTTTTACCGCCGTGCTTTTGTCTTTTCTTTTCAGGGATGTCCACCTTAAAAAATACAGGATGCTGATGGGTGCTTTTCTTGGGCTTTGCGCCGCAGGGCTTGTTTTCATTGTTTACGCGCGCGGTGCTGACAGCCTTTTTTCAAGCCTTTCAGGCAAATCAGAAAGTTTTTTTTACATGCTTTCACTTATAAAAAACAGCCTGTTTTCCGGACATGGGCCGGGGCTGTTTGAAA contains:
- a CDS encoding ABC transporter permease, whose product is MNLHQKGNRISAAFGRIFALAYRNYVFSIRNISAVLEVLFWPVIGIVSIGMMGSFLKVDKQMLAFLLTGAIMAGVLQVVQLDVAFGFLYDVWSKSLKQTLMSPVSSFEYVIGPWLFSMVKGTIAFIFLSLLSFWWFKFYLPPPATFIIAFGGVMLSGLIVGMIVIYFLMIFGSRIDVVAWMISVLMMLVCGIYYPVTMLPSGIVLIAKLIPLTYFLEYFRTGYGFSLNFAHPLIKGYGLSLLYITFLFFMIETALMKAKKTGMIVRLSE
- a CDS encoding ABC transporter ATP-binding protein; its protein translation is MGEIAVKTQGICKTYRAGIFKKRETKALLGIDLEVRKGELFGILGPNGAGKTTFLNIIMGILARDCGTLSILEENIEHSFPERLKMRMNMSSGNANFPWSMTVRENIIFYGKLYGMKGKALADKADELMEFVSLEKYRDKRFDELSTGNKQKLALAKSLINDPELLLLDEPTTGMDPDISARIRAMVKDINKKRGITILLTTHYMKEAEELCGRIAFIKGGAISALGTKEELQTLVNAKDMEEAFIELASEG
- a CDS encoding DUF2156 domain-containing protein, which encodes MVYNGTIPVFPNTVPLTVEHREIVEKALEKRQPVVSEHNFTEIFMWKDSRSLTLSTADNCLIIMGKAADSYFIHLPLGGEGVPFAIKKVLGYFRDKNMKCGLYALVPEEFEKFGVASQEFIKEPLRDQFDYVYLREDLARLEGRKYDGKRNLIKKFKEANEYTFEKMSGDNIKECIVFQEHWCKVRNCPDDLSLNEESTGVLEVLKNFNNLSCIGGALRIDGEIQGITVASRLNENTALVHIEKANANYKGIYQVINNIFVNEMLNEFQFVNREQDVGVEGLRKAKLSYYPHHMVEKHMITLR
- the aroQ gene encoding type II 3-dehydroquinate dehydratase; this encodes MKKILVIHGPNLNLLGQREPDVYGNIKLTDINEKLTQMASASGIELKIVQSNHEGELVDAIHQAINWAQCIIINPAAYTHTSVAIRDALSAVAIPTIEVHLSNIYKREDFRQKSFVAQVAEGQISGFGAESYYLALEAASKLIQ